A window of the Brachyspira suanatina genome harbors these coding sequences:
- a CDS encoding tetratricopeptide repeat protein — protein sequence MAEKDIKNFFNKAYDAFKSKNYKLAIEYFSEVIKLDSTIYEAYYNRANAKANINDEDSYKSAVEDYTWTIKLNDKFAAAYYNRGIMNRSLGNIEEALKDFDKAIELNYNLEEAYYVRANTKASSKDYKGSIEDYNKAIEVYPHFADAYYNRALSKNALGEYKEAIKDYDKAIEYNSHFIDAYNNRGNVKEKLGNYNEAIDDYTNAIHINREFADGYFNRANAKFHIKDYKGAVEDFDELIKINPKYTKAYLNRGIIAMTMEAYQEAIKDFDKVIELDTNIADAYYNKAVALNHLGIYDEAILYYDQAIKLNPNYSESYFNRGISKSKTAYMKKEKINEDEYNKLVKESEDDFDKAYDLANEHIKHIISEGLKKLAFLNMEAADNFCKKHDIK from the coding sequence ATGGCTGAAAAAGATATTAAAAACTTTTTTAATAAAGCTTATGATGCTTTTAAAAGTAAAAATTATAAATTAGCAATAGAATACTTTTCTGAAGTTATAAAACTAGATTCAACCATTTACGAAGCATACTATAACAGAGCAAATGCTAAGGCAAATATAAATGATGAAGATTCATATAAAAGTGCTGTAGAAGATTATACTTGGACTATAAAATTAAATGATAAATTTGCAGCTGCATATTATAACAGAGGAATAATGAACAGAAGTTTGGGAAATATAGAAGAAGCTTTAAAAGATTTTGATAAAGCAATAGAACTTAATTATAATCTTGAAGAGGCTTATTATGTAAGAGCAAATACAAAAGCAAGCTCTAAAGATTATAAAGGTTCTATAGAAGATTATAACAAAGCTATTGAAGTTTATCCGCATTTCGCTGATGCATATTATAACAGAGCATTGTCAAAAAATGCATTGGGTGAATATAAAGAAGCTATAAAAGATTATGACAAAGCCATAGAATATAATTCTCATTTCATTGATGCATACAATAACAGAGGAAATGTAAAAGAAAAGCTCGGTAATTATAATGAGGCTATAGATGATTATACAAATGCTATTCATATTAACAGAGAATTTGCAGATGGATACTTCAACAGAGCAAATGCTAAGTTTCATATAAAAGATTATAAAGGTGCTGTAGAAGACTTTGATGAATTAATAAAAATAAATCCTAAATATACAAAGGCGTATTTAAACAGAGGTATAATTGCTATGACTATGGAAGCATATCAGGAGGCTATTAAAGACTTTGATAAAGTTATAGAATTAGATACAAACATTGCCGATGCATATTACAATAAAGCGGTTGCTCTTAATCATTTGGGTATATATGATGAGGCTATACTTTATTATGATCAGGCTATAAAATTAAATCCGAATTATTCTGAAAGCTATTTCAACCGAGGAATATCCAAATCAAAAACTGCCTATATGAAAAAAGAAAAAATAAATGAAGATGAATATAATAAATTAGTTAAAGAATCAGAAGATGATTTTGATAAAGCTTATGATTTAGCTAATGAACATATAAAGCATATAATATCAGAGGGGCTTAAAAAATTGGCTTTTCTTAATATGGAAGCTGCTGACAATTTTTGTAAGAAGCATGATATAAAATAA
- a CDS encoding M55 family metallopeptidase yields MKVFISADIEGITTTTQWPDTDAGSLTYKEHTLQMTKEVNAACEGAIDAGAKEIFVKDAHDSAMNIDQTALPECVKIHRRWSGDPYSMVEGIDESFDAVMFIGYHNAASIGNNPLSHTMNTRNVYVKLNEVLASEFMFFSYAAAYRKVPTIFLSGDKGLCEVAQNMQPNHPNLVTLPVKEGIGYSTINYSPNLMVKMIKEKTKEALSQDFKGKLLKLPNNFKLEVCYKEHGYAHKVSFYPGAKKINDTTVIFENNDYYEILRALKFIL; encoded by the coding sequence ATGAAAGTTTTTATTAGTGCGGATATCGAAGGAATTACCACAACTACACAATGGCCTGATACTGATGCAGGAAGTTTAACTTATAAAGAGCATACACTTCAAATGACTAAAGAAGTTAATGCAGCATGTGAGGGAGCTATTGATGCAGGAGCAAAAGAAATATTTGTAAAAGATGCACATGACTCTGCTATGAATATAGATCAAACTGCTTTGCCTGAATGCGTGAAAATACATAGAAGATGGAGCGGAGATCCTTATTCTATGGTAGAAGGTATTGATGAGAGCTTTGATGCTGTAATGTTTATTGGATATCATAATGCAGCTTCTATAGGAAATAATCCGCTTTCACATACTATGAACACTAGAAATGTTTATGTAAAGCTTAATGAAGTTTTGGCAAGCGAGTTTATGTTTTTTAGTTATGCGGCAGCTTATAGAAAAGTACCTACAATATTTTTGTCAGGCGATAAGGGATTATGCGAAGTTGCACAAAATATGCAGCCTAATCACCCTAATTTGGTAACTCTTCCAGTTAAAGAGGGTATAGGTTATTCTACTATCAATTATTCACCTAATTTAATGGTTAAGATGATTAAAGAGAAAACTAAAGAGGCTTTGAGTCAGGATTTTAAGGGTAAATTATTAAAATTGCCTAATAATTTCAAATTAGAGGTATGTTATAAGGAACATGGCTATGCTCATAAAGTATCATTTTACCCCGGAGCTAAAAAAATTAATGATACTACGGTAATTTTTGAAAATAATGACTATTATGAAATACTAAGAGCCTTGAAATTTATATTATAA
- a CDS encoding RNA ligase, which yields MKVLILTVGPQGSGKSYTIKKTNIDYYSVSSDNLRILYSGVFPDGYNGLSISEKDNAYIWNNLILSILENRFRLGQFTILDSTGLFNLNSITELAKKYGYRIIAVLFDHLSLKECIENVRKRKIGGNIAEEVIQDFFMRMKNFKLSGANIFRASDYDSAETALLEACKWDSFYLNETEFEKYDNIKVIPDLHGEYDVFRKFLEKENYFQDKKTAYIFVGDLIDRGSKSKELLDYFLNNDIGNNVYFTEGNHDVNINFFANDIKVTSQEFYKTTYKEIKKAFTITKQVKDDSDNLVEEKILNESELNNYKKRIRNFYKKFRLYYFFTFKGKKFFINHSGVDKMYEHIPASLLNGIVTYGYSEDDNSYKSYIEVGNKFKNNHSDIIQIFGHRNVLQEELEDNLCKINDNAYCIENSVEYGEDLIILNLKDMSIESYKNDREIENLFGKEKTDSELVRHKYYDTVYSTNFSDRVFYKRLWNEQTIKARGLYRYNETNEIAGRSYDKFFNYDEVKETKLKALQNNIKFPVSVYKKYNGYLFLVFLDKTRDELIYATKSSIGTTMASWAESLLTEENKNFIKEYCNKNNTTFVFECIHLKDSAHPIVYNESFLILLDVIYNEESFRKLSYEELSSKDITEQFQVKERIEIFEAPKDDISKDEYNKYVVLMLHKYVDDFSIDYEGVVFEDANGFMVKVKCPFYIIKKALRSESMRLNRLSYSLNIHYPNNHVIFTGNKIFLKYKRENKLKEWRSLEVSEVVEAFNEVLKELGK from the coding sequence ATGAAAGTATTGATATTGACAGTAGGACCTCAAGGAAGCGGCAAAAGTTATACTATAAAGAAAACTAATATTGATTATTATAGCGTAAGTTCTGATAATTTAAGAATATTATATTCAGGTGTTTTTCCAGACGGATATAATGGGCTTTCTATTTCTGAAAAAGACAATGCTTATATTTGGAATAATTTAATATTAAGCATATTAGAAAATAGATTTAGATTAGGTCAATTTACCATATTAGATAGTACAGGGCTTTTTAATCTTAATAGTATTACAGAGCTTGCCAAAAAATACGGATATAGAATTATAGCTGTTTTATTTGATCATTTATCGCTTAAAGAATGCATTGAAAATGTTAGAAAAAGAAAAATAGGCGGTAATATAGCGGAAGAAGTTATACAAGACTTTTTTATGCGTATGAAAAATTTCAAATTGAGCGGTGCTAATATTTTTAGAGCTTCAGATTATGATAGTGCGGAAACTGCATTGCTTGAGGCTTGTAAATGGGATAGCTTTTATCTTAATGAAACAGAATTTGAAAAGTATGATAATATAAAAGTGATACCTGATTTGCATGGTGAGTATGATGTGTTTAGAAAATTTTTAGAGAAAGAAAATTATTTTCAGGATAAAAAAACAGCTTATATATTTGTAGGCGATTTAATAGATAGAGGCTCAAAGTCAAAAGAATTACTTGATTATTTTCTTAATAATGATATAGGAAATAATGTTTATTTTACTGAAGGAAATCATGATGTAAATATAAATTTCTTTGCCAATGATATAAAAGTTACAAGTCAGGAATTTTATAAAACAACATACAAAGAAATAAAAAAAGCATTTACTATAACTAAACAAGTAAAAGATGATAGTGATAATCTTGTAGAAGAAAAAATACTTAATGAAAGCGAATTAAATAATTATAAAAAGAGAATAAGAAATTTTTATAAGAAGTTCAGACTTTATTATTTTTTCACTTTTAAAGGAAAGAAATTTTTTATTAATCATTCAGGTGTAGATAAAATGTATGAGCATATTCCAGCATCACTTTTGAATGGTATTGTAACTTATGGATATAGTGAAGATGATAACAGTTATAAATCTTATATAGAAGTAGGAAATAAATTTAAAAATAATCATTCAGATATTATTCAGATATTCGGACATAGAAATGTGCTTCAAGAAGAATTGGAAGATAATCTATGCAAAATAAATGATAATGCCTATTGTATAGAAAATTCTGTGGAATATGGAGAGGATTTAATAATTCTTAATTTAAAAGACATGTCTATTGAAAGTTATAAAAATGACAGAGAAATAGAAAACTTATTTGGCAAAGAAAAAACTGACAGCGAACTTGTTCGTCATAAATATTATGATACAGTTTATTCCACTAATTTTTCAGACAGAGTATTCTATAAAAGATTATGGAATGAACAAACTATCAAAGCTAGAGGATTATACAGATACAATGAAACAAATGAAATAGCAGGAAGAAGTTATGATAAATTCTTTAATTATGATGAAGTTAAAGAAACAAAATTAAAAGCCTTGCAAAATAATATAAAGTTTCCTGTGAGTGTTTATAAAAAATATAATGGATATTTGTTTTTAGTGTTTTTAGATAAAACAAGAGATGAACTTATATATGCAACCAAAAGTTCAATAGGAACAACTATGGCTTCTTGGGCAGAAAGTTTACTCACTGAAGAAAATAAAAATTTTATAAAAGAATATTGCAATAAAAATAATACTACATTTGTTTTTGAATGTATACATTTAAAAGATTCAGCACACCCTATAGTTTATAATGAATCATTTTTGATTTTACTTGATGTGATATACAATGAGGAGAGTTTCAGAAAACTTTCTTATGAAGAATTATCAAGTAAAGATATAACAGAGCAATTTCAAGTAAAGGAAAGAATAGAAATATTTGAAGCTCCTAAAGATGATATTTCAAAAGATGAATATAATAAATATGTAGTACTAATGCTTCATAAATATGTTGATGATTTTAGTATAGATTATGAGGGAGTGGTATTTGAGGATGCAAATGGCTTTATGGTAAAAGTAAAATGTCCTTTTTATATTATCAAAAAGGCATTAAGATCAGAATCAATGCGTTTGAATAGGCTTAGTTATTCTTTAAATATTCATTATCCTAATAATCATGTTATTTTTACAGGAAATAAAATATTCTTAAAATACAAAAGAGAAAATAAATTAAAAGAGTGGAGAAGTTTAGAAGTGTCAGAAGTTGTAGAAGCCTTTAATGAAGTTTTAAAAGAATTAGGTAAGTAA
- a CDS encoding aldo/keto reductase, with product MDISENRYDSMIYNRCGKSGLKLPIVSLGLWHNFGANCDYDNMKDMIKTAFDNGITHFDLANNYGPPYGSAEISMGKILNDGLNKYRDELIISTKAGYDMWPGPYGDFGSKKYLIASINQSLKRLNLEYVDIFYHHRMDPETPLEETLEALTRIVKSGKALYVGLSNYDGPTMERASKLLYMANVPFIINQNRYSIFDRTIENNGLKLKAKKLGKGIIAYSPLAQGLLTDKYLNGIPSDSRMAADGRYLKQDALSRKKLEKIGELNKLANQRGESLAQMALRWVLKDEEVTSVLIGASRPSQIIENLKIINKNNFSDEELRKIDDISL from the coding sequence ATGGATATTTCTGAAAACAGATACGACAGTATGATATACAACAGATGCGGAAAAAGCGGTTTGAAATTACCTATTGTATCTTTAGGACTTTGGCATAATTTCGGTGCTAACTGCGATTATGATAATATGAAAGATATGATAAAAACTGCTTTTGACAATGGAATCACACATTTTGACCTAGCTAATAATTATGGCCCTCCTTATGGTTCTGCTGAAATTAGTATGGGTAAAATATTAAATGACGGGCTTAATAAATACAGAGATGAACTTATAATAAGCACTAAAGCCGGTTACGATATGTGGCCAGGGCCTTACGGAGATTTTGGAAGCAAAAAATATTTAATAGCTAGCATAAATCAAAGTTTAAAAAGATTAAATCTTGAATATGTTGATATATTCTATCATCATAGAATGGATCCTGAAACACCACTTGAGGAAACTCTTGAAGCATTGACTAGAATAGTAAAGAGCGGAAAAGCTTTATATGTTGGGCTTTCAAATTATGACGGCCCTACAATGGAAAGAGCTTCTAAATTATTATATATGGCAAATGTACCATTCATTATTAATCAGAACAGATATTCTATATTTGACAGAACTATAGAAAATAACGGATTAAAATTAAAAGCTAAAAAATTAGGAAAAGGAATAATAGCTTACAGTCCATTAGCACAAGGGTTATTAACTGATAAATATTTGAATGGCATACCAAGCGACAGCAGAATGGCAGCAGACGGAAGATATTTAAAGCAAGATGCTCTAAGCAGAAAGAAATTAGAAAAAATAGGCGAACTAAACAAATTAGCTAATCAAAGAGGCGAAAGTTTGGCTCAAATGGCATTAAGATGGGTTTTGAAAGATGAAGAAGTAACAAGCGTATTAATAGGAGCTTCAAGACCTAGCCAGATTATAGAGAATTTGAAAATCATTAACAAGAATAATTTCTCCGATGAGGAATTAAGAAAGATTGATGATATTAGTTTATAA
- a CDS encoding MFS transporter: MTILVYSMPFLLYLCSSIFSTVLVINASISGASPFFVSLLGVSYGMGMMLTAGTFSRIKIQKKYYTNLIYVEAILQLIIAVACLIFLPPEMSLFYSFLYGCCATIFFVCFQSSLDVVSKDLPVTLSGALFIFSWSLGFAVGPTVTGLIYKFDYKLGFYFVIVVSVIMFILFYLSRHLRFKANNKKIKWNIPFMRAPRYKVHIGWLVIFVGAMVLHTLRFMFLDYGIKVIGFSEADSSLLVGSLSAFMAVGSLSSAFCLRFLEKKRVFTIVGLLTPAALLLITFTRNFWLFLIAFMFLGFVSGFGYFFGLYYALADQDNAPRNVAVNEALTGVAALFIPFVMGYLASNFSYFVGFLFMMTVSLICYIIAIYTMWQKKRRALLKEKFNKMIDDIDSKYINKTL; this comes from the coding sequence ATGACTATATTGGTGTATTCTATGCCGTTTCTTCTTTATTTATGCTCAAGCATATTCAGTACGGTTTTAGTTATAAATGCTTCTATATCAGGAGCTAGTCCTTTTTTTGTATCATTGCTTGGGGTTTCTTATGGTATGGGTATGATGCTTACTGCCGGCACTTTCTCACGCATCAAAATACAAAAGAAATATTATACAAATTTAATATATGTTGAAGCTATACTTCAGCTTATCATTGCGGTTGCTTGTTTGATATTTCTTCCGCCTGAAATGTCTTTATTTTATTCATTTTTATACGGATGCTGTGCTACTATATTTTTTGTATGCTTTCAATCTTCATTAGATGTAGTTTCAAAAGATTTGCCTGTTACATTAAGCGGGGCTTTATTTATATTTTCTTGGTCTTTAGGTTTTGCTGTTGGTCCTACAGTTACAGGGCTTATATATAAATTTGATTATAAATTAGGTTTTTACTTCGTTATAGTAGTAAGTGTAATAATGTTTATACTATTTTATCTTTCAAGACATTTGAGATTTAAGGCTAACAACAAAAAGATAAAATGGAATATACCTTTTATGCGTGCTCCTAGATATAAAGTGCATATAGGCTGGCTTGTAATATTTGTAGGGGCTATGGTACTGCATACTTTAAGATTTATGTTTCTCGATTATGGAATAAAGGTAATTGGTTTTTCTGAGGCAGATTCTTCATTATTGGTAGGAAGTTTATCAGCTTTTATGGCTGTAGGTTCTTTATCATCTGCTTTTTGTTTGAGATTTTTGGAGAAAAAGAGAGTATTTACTATAGTAGGTCTTCTTACTCCTGCGGCTTTGCTTTTAATAACATTCACTAGGAATTTCTGGTTATTTTTAATAGCGTTTATGTTTTTGGGTTTTGTAAGCGGTTTCGGTTATTTCTTTGGTCTTTATTATGCTTTGGCGGACCAGGATAATGCTCCTAGAAATGTTGCTGTTAATGAGGCTTTGACAGGTGTTGCTGCTTTATTCATACCTTTTGTAATGGGGTATTTGGCTTCTAATTTCTCATATTTTGTTGGATTTTTGTTTATGATGACAGTATCTTTAATATGCTACATTATAGCTATATACACTATGTGGCAGAAGAAAAGAAGGGCTTTGCTTAAAGAAAAATTTAACAAGATGATAGATGATATAGACAGTAAATATATAAATAAAACTCTTTAA
- a CDS encoding NUDIX hydrolase, translating to MKEIWDIYDINKNKTGRFHQRGIPLNKNDYHIVIHAWVVNSKDEVIITKRHKSKKVCPDMWECTEGSILAGEDSSDGALRELEEEIGLSFKKDEAVFLTSFVLEFSNTIVDSYMFRRDVNIEDLVLQENEVSDAMIVNREKYLEMCKSGEIISSIRYFYDIYDKLNNK from the coding sequence ATGAAAGAGATTTGGGATATATATGATATTAATAAAAATAAAACAGGAAGATTTCATCAGAGAGGAATACCGTTAAATAAAAATGATTATCATATAGTTATACATGCTTGGGTAGTTAATAGTAAAGATGAAGTTATAATCACAAAAAGACATAAGAGTAAAAAAGTATGTCCTGACATGTGGGAATGCACAGAAGGTTCTATATTAGCCGGAGAGGATAGCTCTGACGGAGCTTTAAGAGAGCTTGAAGAAGAAATTGGATTATCATTCAAAAAAGATGAGGCAGTATTTTTAACTTCTTTTGTACTTGAGTTTTCAAATACAATAGTAGATTCTTATATGTTTAGAAGAGATGTTAATATTGAGGATTTAGTTTTGCAGGAAAATGAAGTCAGTGATGCTATGATAGTAAATAGAGAAAAATATTTAGAGATGTGTAAAAGCGGAGAGATAATTTCTTCTATAAGATATTTCTATGATATTTATGATAAATTAAATAATAAGTAA
- a CDS encoding DUF2971 domain-containing protein, with product MKNNINELIEKDENFDISKISMSALYVQLINVLLHKRIEGDNKVTSFYLNSVILFSSRNYRKLIKLCHKVLCLNKQKKINLSIMEEEYFYGYILTSYLYTGQYKKCIKYGHRFLNILNNEKNKIVFLQDKMAYFQIGLSNLYLKNYYESIKYFDKVIELMKFDKEVENMIIGNFAIPNYNYAYRCKGMAYLKIGDYIKAIDNFNEDIKINGNSGVVYYYKGIAYFYIKKYDKSIAEYQKSIKYYSNNFDNKIFVYNALIRTLIKCNKYDDIIKLHKSICKNILNTKVTLKYTFNFFTLFTLIFDTIKNISIDQEVINKLINTNFENQKSYFQKSNLYNYTKVNKDTLRNILNSQLWLSNSKTFNDPIDPYIKKNTYNKLNDYILEKIKVACLTTQNDNTLMWSHYADKHQGICVEYDIRKIINKKNIVIKRINYSNKMNIDDFFINYYKSILQNINIEIDNYSINNITDLFTVKSREWKYEDEYRILFYDKENKNTNGTLINLPIKSICFGIQTSKEDKKLVYNLVEYINENNRNKNGKKYERIKLYYAELDDNELFKINIKPYKHKNNS from the coding sequence ATGAAAAACAATATAAATGAACTTATAGAAAAAGATGAGAATTTTGACATAAGTAAAATATCTATGTCTGCTTTATATGTCCAACTTATAAATGTACTATTACATAAGAGAATAGAAGGAGATAATAAAGTTACCTCTTTTTATCTAAATAGTGTTATTTTATTTTCATCAAGGAATTATAGAAAATTAATAAAATTGTGTCATAAAGTTTTATGTTTAAATAAGCAAAAAAAAATTAATTTAAGTATAATGGAAGAAGAATATTTTTATGGATATATACTTACATCATATTTATATACTGGTCAGTATAAAAAATGTATAAAATATGGGCATAGATTCTTAAATATATTAAATAATGAAAAAAATAAAATTGTTTTTTTACAGGATAAAATGGCTTATTTTCAAATAGGACTGTCAAATCTATATTTGAAAAATTATTATGAAAGTATAAAGTATTTTGATAAAGTTATTGAATTAATGAAATTTGATAAAGAAGTTGAAAATATGATTATAGGAAACTTTGCAATACCTAATTACAATTATGCTTATCGATGCAAAGGTATGGCATATTTAAAAATAGGAGACTATATAAAAGCTATAGATAACTTTAATGAAGATATAAAAATTAATGGTAATAGCGGTGTTGTTTATTATTATAAAGGAATAGCTTATTTCTACATAAAAAAATATGATAAATCAATTGCAGAATATCAAAAATCTATTAAATATTATAGTAATAATTTTGATAATAAAATATTTGTTTACAATGCTTTAATCAGAACATTAATAAAATGTAATAAGTATGATGATATAATTAAATTGCATAAAAGCATATGTAAAAATATATTAAATACAAAAGTTACATTAAAGTATACCTTTAATTTCTTTACGTTATTTACACTAATATTTGATACAATAAAGAATATATCAATAGATCAAGAAGTTATAAATAAATTAATAAATACTAATTTTGAAAATCAAAAATCATACTTTCAAAAATCAAATTTATATAATTATACCAAAGTTAATAAAGATACATTAAGAAATATATTAAATAGTCAATTATGGCTTAGCAATTCAAAAACTTTTAATGATCCTATTGACCCATATATAAAGAAAAATACATATAACAAATTAAATGATTATATATTAGAAAAAATAAAAGTTGCTTGTTTAACTACACAAAATGATAATACTTTAATGTGGAGTCATTATGCTGATAAACATCAAGGTATTTGTGTAGAGTATGACATAAGAAAAATTATAAATAAAAAAAATATAGTAATAAAAAGAATTAATTATAGCAATAAAATGAATATTGATGATTTTTTCATTAATTATTATAAGAGTATTTTACAAAACATAAACATTGAAATAGATAATTATTCAATAAATAATATTACAGATTTATTTACAGTAAAATCTAGAGAATGGAAGTATGAAGATGAATATCGTATACTGTTTTATGATAAAGAAAATAAAAATACCAATGGAACACTTATTAATTTGCCAATAAAAAGTATTTGTTTCGGTATACAGACATCAAAAGAAGATAAAAAACTTGTATACAATTTAGTTGAATACATAAATGAAAATAACAGAAATAAAAACGGTAAAAAGTATGAAAGAATTAAATTATATTATGCTGAACTTGATGATAATGAACTTTTTAAGATTAATATCAAGCCTTATAAACATAAAAATAATAGTTAA